The sequence below is a genomic window from Fuerstiella sp..
AGTCGTCTGCCGAAGCCTGTATGGCCTGAACAGCCAGTAACAGCAGTAGTTCAAAAACACAATTCCGGCGAAGAAATGCAGAGGGCAGCATATTGGCATCCATGGCGGGCACGTGGTGTTTTTATATACCGTACAGAAAGCTGAACGGTGCTGCGAGTTTGGTTTTGCAGTCTGCTGACCTGTTCTGGCGGAAGACTCTGAATCTGGTCATGATAATCTGACGAAACCTCGTGAGATTCTCACCATTGCAGCGCATTTGTCACCCTCGTTCCGCTGCCTTTTACGTCGTCAGGCTCGCGTCCGTCTGATGGTAACCAACCACGGATCACTGTGCTGGAGTCCCGATCCTGTTTATCCTGTCAGCGTGAGTTGATTACTGATTTAAGATCGATTGACTAACCTGATATGTTCCGACACACAGTGACCGTATGCTGAGAACGAGTTCCCGGCCGGCTGAATGGCAAGGGGTCTGAAATACGATGACATCATTGAAGCAGCAATTTGTCCGGCAAAATTTCTCCAACGCCTACCAGTTGGTAGACGGGGAAGCCATGCATTCCAGTCATGGCAGCCGGTTTCAGATCCCTCCTTCCGTGATCAGGCGGCACGTTGGTACCGGCCACTTCGTTGAAGTCCGAATTGATTCACCTCGATTTTCTGTGCACAAAGACGATGCCGAACTGTGTACGTGTCCTTCCTGTCATGGCGAGATGTCTAAGCCGATTCTGAGACACGACCATCCAGCCACTCTGGTACCGACGACTCCGCAAAACATCCCGTCGCGAGGCTGGGGAGAAGATTTCTGGGTACGGATCACAGAAAGTGAAGACGACTATCTCAAAGGAGTCGTGGATAATCCGCTGATTGAGACTCGACTGCATAACATTCATTGCGGGGACAAACTTGTCCTGCAGCAAAAGCACATACTCGCAGTACATGCCAGTCATCGAGAAGACCTGGTACTCCGTATGAGTGCTGAAGAATTAAAGGAACTCGCGTTGTGGCTTGGCTCGATCAAGGACTAAAGCGACCACCAGAGACGAGCGATCCCGAATCATCTTAGCGGTGACCCCAGCTACAAAATCAAAAGAGCATCGAATCGGTATCCGGCGCAAAAAACGCAACCGATTATGCTTGAGGGCAGCCCAAAGCCAACAGGCCACCAATCGTCTAACCTGGTCTCCGGTCCGAATAAATGCCCGAGGAGACCTCTAATCCCAAAACCGAATCACTAACGGAGAAATCTATTGGTTGTGTTTCTGAGTCGAATCTGGAACTGGCTGGCGGCTGATCGGCGATTGATCCTGTGGTCGTTCGCGTTTGGCTTCATTTTCACAGGTCTGGGCATCATTCCGCCGCTTTTGGTGCGACAAATGATCCGCGGTCTGGAACAACCTCAGGCAGCTCAGGGGTTTGTCTGGCTGGCTCTGACTGTTGCCGGTGTTTATCTGCTTCGCGGTATGTCGCGATATTTTTACGGACTGATGTCTCACATCGCCGCCTACCGTACGCTACACCGATTGACCAATGCCGTTTATGCCCACCTGCAGCGTCAGCCTCCGTCCTATCAAAGCCGTCGACACTCCGGTGGACTTGTGGCTCGAACGATTGGAGATGTACAGGCGGTTGAGGACTTCATTGCACACGGAATTCCGGAAACATTGCTGGCGATCGTCATTCCGATCACAATGAGTGTCGTCCTGTTCCTGCTGAACTGGAAACTGGCAGTGATCGCGTTGCTGCCTCTTCCCATTGTCGCTGCGGCAGCCTATGTACTGACCACGCGGGTGAGAAATTCCTGGAGGAATGTGCGCCATCGTTTCGCCGAGCTTTCTGCACAGATTCAGGATCATTTGTCCGGGCTGCCGGTGATTCAGTCGTTCACCGCAGAGTCCGCAGCGGCATCACGAATTGACCGTGAAAGCCGTCAATACCGCGACAGCATCATCCATGCCAATACGTGGTCGCTGTTACCCGCCGGATTGATCGAAGCCTCAAGCGGAGCTGGCCTGGTACTCATCGTACTCAGCGGAATATGGATGACCGGAAACGGCCCGATGCAGATTGATGTGGCTGACCTCGTGGTCTTCCTGATGTATCTGGGCCAGATTTTCTTGCCGTTTCTCCGGCTGGCCAACATGACGGAAAACCTGCAGAAAGCAGCAGCCAGCGCAGCCCGTGTTTTCGATTTGCTGGACGAACCACCGGAAATCGTCGGAAAACCGGACGCAACCGTCCCCTCACAGATGAGGTATGACATCACATTCGAGCAGGTAGATTTCAGCTACGAATCAGGCAGCCGGATTCTGAACGGAGCAAACTTCCACGTCAGCGAAGGAGAAACAGTTGCCCTGGTCGGTGCATCCGGTGTCGGCAAAACAACAGCCTGCCATTTACTCGTGCGCTTTTACGACGTGGATTTCGGAGCAGTACGACTCGGTTCCCACAATGTCCGCGACCTGCCACTGGATTTTTTGCGTAAGCAAATCGCACTGGTTTCGCAGGATGTCTTTCTGTTCAGCGGAACGATTCGTGACAACCTTCGTCTGGGGAATCCAGATGCCGGTGATGAAGATATCCAGGCGGCTGCTCGTGCAGCTCGGGCCGATGAGTTTATTCTTTCTTTCCCTGACGGATACGACACCAGCGTTGGAGAGCGGGGGATCCGGTTGTCAGGCGGTCAAAAACAACGAATTGCGATCGCGCGGGCGTTGTTAAAGGACTCTCCTGTTCTCGTCTTTGACGAAGCCACCAGTGCCGTCGATGCAGAATCAGAGGCTGAAATTCGTGAAGCCGTACATCAGGCAACCAAAGGGCGGACGGTGTTGATTGTCGCACACCGGGTATCGACCATCAGGGATGCAGACCGCATCGTTGTCTTCAAAGACGGTCGGGTCGTCGAAACAGGCACATGGAACGAACTGGTCGAACAGCGAGGTCATCTGGCTGAGGTTTGCCGACTGCAGGAAGACGCGGTCTGGTAAATTCAACAATGACATCAAACGAAGACACTGTTCGACTGAAATCAAAACTATCTCCACGTGCGTCTGACTGTTGTTCAGCCGGTCGCAACGTGAGAAACTTGGGTTGTCTGCAGCAACGTTCAGTCGATGGGTTGCCGGATGCAGTCTCGATGCTCATACGACCCGCAGCATGTGTCGGTCCTGTCTGGTAAGGGACCGTTTTTGACTGGGTCAGCTTCCATTGAATCTCCACAAACCTGATACGGAATTGATTCCTCGCCCCCGGAAAGACACAGGTAATGCGCATCGTTCAGTTTGAAATCCCCGGTCAGGGCCGCCGCACCGGCATCGTCGAAGACGATGCTGTCATTGACCTGACGTCGGTACGCCCCGCATGGCTGAGAACAATCGACATATTTCACGAATCGGACAGGATGGGCCGACCATTCAGCGAGTTACCAATCGAAGCAGCCAGACAGTCAGCCGTGAATCGGCTCGACTATCAATCGCTGCTCAGCGCCCACCCCGGCGGCGATATTCCGTTCCTCCATCCACCGCTTGACGCGGCAGACCTGCATCGCGTCACCATCACGGGAACCGGACTCACTCATCTGGGCAGCATGCAGTCACGTGACAGCATGCATGCGCAGGAATCCGAGGATCAGACACAAATGACGGATTCAGCCAAAATGTTTGCAATGGGCCTCCGAGATGGAAAACCGACCGCAGGTCGGCGCGGAGTATCACCGGAATGGTTCTATAAGGGAAACGGTCACAATCTGCGTGGACATCACTGGACTTTGCAGCTACCAGGATTTGCAGATGACGGTGGCGAAGAAGCTGAAATCGTGGGTTGCTACGTCATCGACCTGCGGGGCATCCCGCGACGGATCGGTTTTGCACTGGGCAATGAATGGTCAGATCACGCCACTGAACGGATCAATTACCTTTATCTGGCACCGTCCAAGCTCAGACAGTGCGCCGTTGGGCCCGAATTAGTAACAGACCTCGATTTTCAGGAACAGAAGCTCCATTGTGAAGTGATCCGTGACGGAGAAACAATCTACGAAAGCGGCGAATTACTGACAGGCGAACAGCACATGTGCCATTCACTTGCAAATTGCGAGGACCATCATTTCAAGTATCCACAACATCGCATTGTCGGTGACGTTCATTTGCATTTTTTCGGCACAAGCAAATTGAGCTATGGAGAACGCGACTGGAAATATCAGGAAGGCGACGAGGTTCGGGTCATTCCTGATTTCGGTGCCGCCCTCATCAACACGGTTCATGCAGACGGTGAAGCGGCTTCCGTCGTTGCTGTTCAGCCGGTGTAGTATGCCTCTCAGCGATCCCACGGAAAGGCGGAGTTGGGCGGGTTGGTAAATCGCTTCATTCGAATGATGAGCCTGCCGCCGGCCCCGGGAGCCAGTCGCACCGTAAAGTGTGTGTCGTCCACAGCCTGAATTCTGCCGTTACAGGTAACGTCCAGACACTGATGTTCGGCGTAGCCACCGGCCTGAACAATAAATGTGCGTGATTCCGTTGGATTCACATTAACAAATGTCACCACTGTTTCTGTGTCCGTCAGTGACTCAACCAGAGCAGCAACGTCATCCGGTACCCCTGCACGACGTCGTTGCAGATCAAAATAACGAAGCCGAGCTTTCAGGACCCTTCCGATCCCGCCAGGAGTCGGACCACCGAGCATCAGGTTGACCAATGTCCCGATACGTGCCGGATTATAGCCCATCGGATCATCAGAGAGACGCGTGTCGGGTGTTGTCGTGTCATTGCGGGAGCCTTCCACACGCGTACGAATCTCACTGAGATCATTCTGCAACTGTCGTTCCGGAAACCCGGGGTCGTTGCCTTCCAGATATCCGTACCAGCCACTGCCGATGTCCATGCGTCTGAGGTCGTCCCGGTTCATTGACATGTAGTACACGGTGCCGGCACCGGCGTTGTATCTGCCCGGACTGAAGTTGTACCAGCCGTCATCTCCATACGCCGACGGATACATCATTTTGCCATCGATTCTTTTTCCGTTCGCATTGATGCCGTCGAGCGTTCCGCGCCAGGCGTCGAGATATTTTTCATCACCCGTCAGCATATACGCGTTCACGAATCCCTGGAGTCCGATAGCCACAGTGTTCCGATTTGCATAGGTACCCGGGCTCTGCGGGACCTCAACGCGAAATCCCCAGCCATACACTCCTCCATACCATTTGCCGCCGGCCGCACTGCCGATCACTCCGTCGAGTCCGATGTTGCTGGGAATGATTCCGCCGTTCTCCTCACAACGTGCGACCCAGGCATCCACATACTCCAGAATCCAATTTTTGTATTTTTCATCGCCCGTCAGCATATACGCGTTCACGGCCAGTGAAGTTGCGGCCATGTTTTGAGGATGATCACCAATGATGTCGTTGTAGTCCTTGAAGTGCGCCACCATCTGCTCATAGTTTTCCTCACCGTGAAGCGGCTTGAAGCGGTTTCTGATCTCGATGGGATCCCCAGCCCAGTCCAGTCCGGTGGCTTTGCGAAGCAGTGGCCCGCGACTGCCGTTAAACATGCTGCGAATGATCCTGTGTTCGGAATCGTAGTTCGGTGCCTGTGGATCTTCATTCATGTAGAACCCGGCATATCGTTTGATGCGCATTTGGTTCTGGATGTTGTAAGGGTCTGACAACGGCATCACATTGAACACCGCGAGACCTTCACCGTTATGCAGCCAGTCCATCGTCACCGGAAATTCTTTGTAATACATTCCGTCACGAGCGAACGGTACGTCCACTGTTTTTGCTTCGGTGTACTGCCGAAGATGCCCCTCCCACATGGAATTGCACATCTCAATAATGGAGTCGTCCCCCCCAAGCGCATGCAGAATAGGCCAGCCGTTCAGATTTTCCGGTGCGTCATCCGGTCCATCGTCTCCTCCCCAGCGTTCCACACAGAGCAAATAACCGCGTGAATCGAAGTAACGATCGTAAAATTCCTGACATGCCGGTGTGTGAGCTTCGATCAGCTGCCGTTCCAGAAGTGCCCAGTAGGGAGGCGCCATCGGACCTTCCACAACGACCTGAACGTCTGCGACAGCGGGAGCCACAAGAACCAAAAACGATAATCCTGCAAGTGCTCGTATTCGTTGAGACTTCAATGCTCGTTCCTCTCGTTAATGGACTGTTGTATGACAGCCATTCTGGTGAAAACCACACGCCTGTGCCAGCATGAGTCGGATTGAGAATGATCCGGCAATGCTGCTCCTGCAACTTGAGTCTGAGCATAACTGTCCTCATCCCTCATCCCTCATCCCTCCTGCTGCGGATACGAGCGGTCGTCCGCGGAGAAACAGAGCCAGCGGCAAGGTCAGTGCGGGCATCAGGCACACCAACGCCAGTGACAATTCAAGACTCCATGATTGTGACAGTCCGCCGACAATCACCGGTCCCGCAGATCCCGCCCCCCAGCCAAATCCCATGACGATGCTGGAGATCGTACTGGCATTCTCGGGCGACAATTCCTGCCCCATGACGATGTGCATGGTATTTGTGGACAGGATAAAAAATCCCGCCAGACTGAGAAGAGCCAGAGAGGCAGGCAGCGAAACGTCGTCTGCATATAAAAACAGCAGAGAAACGGGGACTCCTCCTACAACCGAAATCACCTGCAGCAGACGACGATCACAGCGTCCGGCCAGCATCCCCCATACCAACATGCCCAGTGCTCCGGCACCGCTAAAGCACATGGCTGAAAGACCGGCCGCCGTGGTCGGATGGCCCCGCTCAAGCATGATCGAGGGCACAAAGGATGTCAGTGAAATCTGTACGGCCGAGCGGACAACCACGAAAACATAGATCGGCATCAGTGCGGGACCGTGGGCTGTCAAAAACGTCTGCACCCTCTGTCTGATATCTCCGGACACGGACGGGACCGACACAACCGAGTCGGGCAAAACCCACAGCAGTGGCAGTACCAGTAACCCCGGCAGCATCAGCCACCATGTGCTTTCCAGGCCATACTGTTCGGCAAACAGGACGTACAGCACGGGACCCAACGCGAATCCGGTAGTCCCCGTTGTAATGAAGACAGAAACTCCCCATGTGGGACTGTGCGGCAGTGATTTCGCCGCCAGTACCGCACCTGCCGGGTGAAAAGCAGCAACACCAAGACCGCCCACGACAAGAACCAGGGCAAGGAGCATCGGTCGTTCAATGAGTAACCCGGCAACGGACAACGCAATTGCGGATGTCATCAATCCCA
It includes:
- a CDS encoding sugar transporter: MRIVQFEIPGQGRRTGIVEDDAVIDLTSVRPAWLRTIDIFHESDRMGRPFSELPIEAARQSAVNRLDYQSLLSAHPGGDIPFLHPPLDAADLHRVTITGTGLTHLGSMQSRDSMHAQESEDQTQMTDSAKMFAMGLRDGKPTAGRRGVSPEWFYKGNGHNLRGHHWTLQLPGFADDGGEEAEIVGCYVIDLRGIPRRIGFALGNEWSDHATERINYLYLAPSKLRQCAVGPELVTDLDFQEQKLHCEVIRDGETIYESGELLTGEQHMCHSLANCEDHHFKYPQHRIVGDVHLHFFGTSKLSYGERDWKYQEGDEVRVIPDFGAALINTVHADGEAASVVAVQPV
- a CDS encoding ABC transporter ATP-binding protein/permease, giving the protein MFLSRIWNWLAADRRLILWSFAFGFIFTGLGIIPPLLVRQMIRGLEQPQAAQGFVWLALTVAGVYLLRGMSRYFYGLMSHIAAYRTLHRLTNAVYAHLQRQPPSYQSRRHSGGLVARTIGDVQAVEDFIAHGIPETLLAIVIPITMSVVLFLLNWKLAVIALLPLPIVAAAAYVLTTRVRNSWRNVRHRFAELSAQIQDHLSGLPVIQSFTAESAAASRIDRESRQYRDSIIHANTWSLLPAGLIEASSGAGLVLIVLSGIWMTGNGPMQIDVADLVVFLMYLGQIFLPFLRLANMTENLQKAAASAARVFDLLDEPPEIVGKPDATVPSQMRYDITFEQVDFSYESGSRILNGANFHVSEGETVALVGASGVGKTTACHLLVRFYDVDFGAVRLGSHNVRDLPLDFLRKQIALVSQDVFLFSGTIRDNLRLGNPDAGDEDIQAAARAARADEFILSFPDGYDTSVGERGIRLSGGQKQRIAIARALLKDSPVLVFDEATSAVDAESEAEIREAVHQATKGRTVLIVAHRVSTIRDADRIVVFKDGRVVETGTWNELVEQRGHLAEVCRLQEDAVW
- a CDS encoding MFS transporter, which translates into the protein MNLNSLGVISLLHYFVDSYASVFGPLVALARLDPARIGILAMLYSASTSFSQLAFGYLSDRLGSRRFVGLGLMTSAIALSVAGLLIERPMLLALVLVVGGLGVAAFHPAGAVLAAKSLPHSPTWGVSVFITTGTTGFALGPVLYVLFAEQYGLESTWWLMLPGLLVLPLLWVLPDSVVSVPSVSGDIRQRVQTFLTAHGPALMPIYVFVVVRSAVQISLTSFVPSIMLERGHPTTAAGLSAMCFSGAGALGMLVWGMLAGRCDRRLLQVISVVGGVPVSLLFLYADDVSLPASLALLSLAGFFILSTNTMHIVMGQELSPENASTISSIVMGFGWGAGSAGPVIVGGLSQSWSLELSLALVCLMPALTLPLALFLRGRPLVSAAGGMRDEG